In Priestia megaterium NBRC 15308 = ATCC 14581, the following proteins share a genomic window:
- the sppA gene encoding signal peptide peptidase SppA, translating to MSKKRWIALLIAACLFIFSAIVNIGFSVKEEKDDGLAGIFGGDDSELSETVIEKGNAAKKIAVLEVNGTIQDTGSGSSPLMSQNGYNHQAFLKQLEAAKNDKTVKGVIIKVNSPGGGVVESAEIHKKIEELKKETKKPVYISMGSMAASGGYYISTAANKIYAIPDTLTGSLGVIMQSVNYGKLADKLGVESVVIKSGAHKDIMSPTREMTGEEKEIMQTLVDNSYDGFVNVISEGRHLSKEKVRSLADGRVYDGRQAKELKLVDQLGYFEDAVTGMEKDYKLKGAQVIQYNQGFGLPSWLSMSMQKVIGGDEQVTAMLKTFAQPSSPRLMYLYAE from the coding sequence ATGAGTAAAAAAAGGTGGATTGCTCTTTTAATTGCGGCCTGCTTATTCATTTTTTCTGCGATTGTTAATATTGGTTTTTCAGTCAAAGAAGAAAAAGATGACGGTCTGGCAGGCATCTTTGGAGGAGACGACAGCGAACTATCAGAAACAGTTATTGAAAAAGGGAATGCAGCTAAGAAAATTGCAGTGCTAGAGGTCAATGGAACGATTCAAGATACAGGAAGCGGTTCCTCTCCGCTTATGTCCCAAAATGGTTATAACCACCAAGCATTTTTAAAGCAGCTAGAGGCTGCAAAAAATGATAAGACAGTTAAAGGAGTCATTATTAAGGTGAATTCACCGGGCGGCGGCGTCGTTGAAAGTGCTGAAATACATAAAAAAATTGAAGAGCTGAAGAAAGAAACGAAAAAGCCAGTGTATATTTCAATGGGATCAATGGCTGCTTCAGGAGGCTATTACATTTCAACAGCGGCTAACAAAATCTATGCAATCCCGGACACTTTAACAGGTTCACTAGGTGTAATTATGCAAAGCGTTAACTACGGCAAGCTGGCTGATAAACTAGGAGTAGAATCTGTCGTGATTAAAAGCGGAGCTCATAAAGATATTATGTCTCCAACAAGAGAAATGACCGGAGAAGAAAAAGAAATTATGCAAACACTTGTAGACAACTCGTACGATGGTTTTGTCAATGTTATCTCTGAGGGACGTCACTTGTCTAAAGAAAAAGTGCGTTCTCTCGCAGATGGACGAGTGTACGATGGACGTCAGGCTAAAGAGCTGAAGCTGGTCGATCAACTAGGCTATTTTGAAGATGCGGTAACAGGAATGGAGAAAGATTATAAGTTAAAAGGTGCACAAGTAATTCAATACAATCAAGGATTCGGACTGCCTTCTTGGCTTTCAATGAGCATGCAAAAAGTAATAGGTGGAGATGAACAAGTTACTGCAATGTTAAAAACATTTGCGCAGCCAAGCTCTCCGCGTCTGATGTATTTATATGCAGAATAG
- a CDS encoding amidohydrolase produces the protein MGTLFYGGKIYTMLKEDEHVESVYIEKGFIEDIGAEEDLRIKWGAEIDNEVHLKGYPMYPGFVDSHLHLIGHGEKLIRLDLSQATSKEDVLMRVRQKVESTPKGEWVIGEGWDENQWEDSSLIHYQDLDQLSTEHPIMLKRVCRHGLVVNGTALKKAGITAETRDPEGGIIQRDEAGNPTGFLADQAQELVTAHIPQVTEAYIRQALSVAIKDCVQYGLTGGHTEDLNYYGGFLRTYQAFQDVIHKEKQLFRAHLLVHHEAVDDMYTYVEEKKDTSAFIEIGPMKIFADGSLGSQSALLSFPYKSDPSTRGVAIQSLDELKQLVRKARELNMTVAIHAIGDLAFQYVVESIEQYPPQTGQRDRIIHAQILRKDLVDRVKKLPVVLDIQPRFLASDFPWVIEKIGEEHLDYCYAWKTLLDEGVMCAGGSDAPIEPINPMLTIHAAVSRKTSPNSSVVYIPSERLTVFEAVQLFTLGSAQAIHQEHKKGYIQKDYVADFTVLERDLFEIPADDIPGVQVQMTAINGEIVYQK, from the coding sequence ATGGGGACTTTATTTTACGGAGGCAAAATATATACGATGCTAAAAGAAGATGAGCATGTAGAAAGCGTATATATTGAAAAAGGATTCATTGAAGATATAGGCGCAGAAGAAGATCTAAGAATCAAATGGGGTGCTGAGATTGACAATGAAGTACACCTCAAGGGATATCCAATGTATCCGGGCTTTGTAGATAGCCATCTTCACTTAATTGGTCATGGTGAAAAGCTCATTAGGCTTGATTTGTCTCAAGCTACTTCTAAGGAAGACGTGCTGATGCGCGTTCGGCAAAAAGTAGAGAGTACACCAAAAGGAGAATGGGTAATTGGAGAAGGTTGGGATGAAAATCAGTGGGAAGATTCCTCTTTGATTCACTATCAAGATCTTGATCAACTTTCAACAGAACATCCTATTATGTTGAAGCGAGTCTGTCGTCACGGATTAGTAGTAAACGGGACTGCTCTTAAAAAAGCCGGGATTACAGCTGAAACACGCGACCCGGAAGGAGGTATTATCCAGAGGGATGAAGCGGGAAATCCTACTGGTTTTTTGGCTGATCAAGCGCAAGAATTAGTAACGGCTCATATTCCTCAAGTAACGGAAGCATACATTCGACAAGCTCTTTCAGTAGCTATTAAAGATTGTGTTCAGTACGGATTGACGGGTGGACATACGGAAGATTTAAATTATTATGGAGGCTTTTTGCGTACATATCAAGCATTTCAAGACGTTATTCATAAAGAAAAGCAGCTGTTTCGTGCTCATTTACTTGTTCATCATGAAGCTGTAGATGATATGTATACATACGTTGAAGAAAAGAAAGACACATCCGCTTTTATTGAAATAGGGCCAATGAAGATTTTTGCTGATGGTTCGCTCGGCAGTCAATCTGCTCTTTTAAGCTTTCCATACAAAAGCGACCCTTCTACAAGAGGTGTAGCTATTCAATCACTCGATGAATTAAAACAGCTAGTGAGAAAAGCGAGGGAATTGAATATGACCGTTGCAATTCATGCGATTGGTGATTTAGCGTTTCAATATGTAGTAGAAAGCATCGAACAATATCCTCCTCAAACAGGGCAAAGAGATCGTATTATTCATGCGCAAATCCTACGAAAAGATTTAGTTGATCGTGTAAAAAAGCTCCCGGTTGTGCTGGATATCCAGCCTCGGTTTTTAGCCAGTGATTTTCCATGGGTTATTGAAAAAATTGGAGAAGAGCATTTGGACTATTGCTATGCGTGGAAAACGTTATTGGACGAGGGCGTTATGTGTGCAGGCGGATCGGATGCGCCTATTGAACCTATCAATCCCATGTTAACGATTCATGCAGCAGTTTCTAGAAAAACTTCTCCGAACAGCTCGGTCGTTTACATACCTTCTGAGCGACTCACTGTATTTGAAGCTGTTCAGCTGTTTACATTAGGAAGCGCGCAGGCCATTCATCAAGAGCATAAAAAAGGATATATTCAAAAAGACTATGTAGCTGATTTTACCGTATTAGAAAGAGATCTGTTTGAGATACCTGCAGATGATATTCCAGGGGTACAGGTGCAGATGACTGCTATTAATGGAGAAATTGTATATCAAAAATAA
- a CDS encoding alpha/beta-type small acid-soluble spore protein produces the protein MANTNKLVAPGSAAAIDQMKYEIASEFGVNLGPEATARANGSVGGEITKRLVQMAEQQLGGK, from the coding sequence ATGGCAAACACAAACAAATTAGTAGCTCCTGGTTCAGCAGCTGCTATCGACCAAATGAAATACGAAATCGCTTCTGAATTCGGTGTAAATCTTGGACCAGAAGCAACAGCTCGCGCTAACGGATCTGTTGGTGGAGAAATCACTAAACGCTTAGTTCAAATGGCTGAGCAACAACTTGGTGGTAAATAA
- a CDS encoding DUF2953 domain-containing protein — MLWLLWILLALLIVIILIIWTKITLFVDLHHVRDNDYYRVRLRAWFGLIRYTYEIPVVKVKKDSPRLLVEKKKGMGDQGKEDENSWSDYSVEDGLSMLENAKQFLEQVVGFHKIFRRFLQKVTVSDIRWHSRFGLGDAALTGILTGAVWSAKGGIVVIISRYMKLKDMPVMSVTPVFQHLWSETVFECIISFRVGQAILVGLRTLRYWRHTSKKRRKRWKSSNKNKTHSVKT; from the coding sequence GTGCTATGGCTTTTATGGATATTGCTAGCACTTTTAATTGTTATTATACTTATTATATGGACAAAAATCACGCTGTTTGTAGATCTTCACCATGTCCGAGATAACGATTATTATAGAGTGAGACTCAGGGCTTGGTTTGGTCTTATTCGCTATACATATGAAATTCCGGTAGTGAAAGTGAAAAAAGATTCTCCTCGTTTGCTTGTGGAAAAGAAGAAAGGAATGGGTGATCAAGGAAAAGAAGACGAGAATTCATGGAGTGATTATTCTGTAGAAGACGGGCTAAGCATGTTAGAAAATGCGAAGCAATTCCTTGAACAGGTAGTCGGTTTTCATAAAATTTTTCGTCGTTTCTTACAGAAAGTGACGGTAAGTGATATTAGATGGCACAGCCGTTTCGGCTTAGGTGACGCTGCGTTAACAGGCATCCTTACCGGGGCTGTGTGGTCTGCAAAGGGGGGCATAGTTGTTATAATCAGCCGTTATATGAAATTAAAAGATATGCCTGTCATGAGCGTTACTCCTGTATTTCAACATCTTTGGTCAGAAACGGTATTTGAGTGCATAATTTCTTTTCGAGTTGGTCAAGCTATTCTAGTAGGTTTACGGACCTTGAGATACTGGCGGCATACGTCCAAAAAGCGTCGCAAAAGATGGAAGTCGTCAAATAAGAACAAGACACACTCTGTGAAAACATAA
- the ytfJ gene encoding GerW family sporulation protein, translating to MAEHPIKSLMSTAMENLKEMIDVNTIIGDPVETPDGSVILTVSKVGFGFAAGGSEFGVEGHAPSSPGQHQQESSHPFGGGSGGGVSITPIAFLIVSGSGIKMLHLNESTHLYEKILDTAPQAIERVQQMFKRNNHQQDQHNQQNQHHDSSNDFNL from the coding sequence ATGGCAGAACATCCAATTAAAAGTTTAATGTCGACAGCTATGGAAAATTTAAAGGAAATGATTGATGTTAATACAATCATTGGTGATCCTGTAGAAACACCTGATGGCAGTGTTATTTTAACTGTCTCAAAAGTAGGGTTTGGTTTTGCAGCGGGCGGAAGCGAGTTTGGAGTAGAAGGACATGCACCATCTTCTCCAGGACAGCATCAGCAAGAATCAAGTCATCCGTTTGGCGGAGGAAGCGGTGGCGGTGTATCAATTACGCCCATCGCCTTTTTAATTGTGAGTGGAAGCGGAATTAAAATGCTTCACCTTAACGAAAGTACACATTTATATGAAAAGATTCTAGATACAGCACCTCAAGCAATTGAACGCGTGCAGCAAATGTTCAAGCGGAACAATCATCAGCAGGATCAGCACAATCAACAAAATCAGCATCATGACAGTTCAAATGATTTTAATTTGTAG
- a CDS encoding RDD family protein, which produces MENQSHSTESNDNIKHEPAVSTPIGSDFHYAGFWMRFWAYLLDLAVVASLNSLLIKPIFHLAGISRGDGFFSPYTIVTVIIFYGYFVLMTKYFGQTLGKMVFGLKVVSLKDSTLTWPVVLFREGVGRYISKTVFLLGYLLVAFLPKKQGAHDYYADTTVIHEGTISR; this is translated from the coding sequence ATGGAAAATCAGTCTCATTCAACCGAATCAAACGACAATATAAAACATGAGCCAGCGGTAAGTACGCCAATAGGTAGTGACTTCCATTATGCAGGCTTTTGGATGCGCTTTTGGGCATATCTTTTAGATCTAGCTGTGGTAGCTAGCTTGAACTCTCTGCTGATCAAGCCTATTTTCCATTTAGCAGGTATTTCTCGAGGAGATGGATTTTTTTCTCCCTATACGATTGTAACGGTTATTATCTTTTATGGTTATTTTGTTTTAATGACCAAGTATTTTGGACAAACGCTTGGAAAGATGGTGTTTGGGCTTAAAGTAGTATCGCTGAAAGACTCCACTTTAACTTGGCCTGTTGTGCTGTTTCGTGAAGGAGTTGGACGCTATATTTCTAAAACAGTTTTTTTACTTGGCTATTTATTAGTTGCGTTTTTACCTAAGAAGCAAGGAGCACACGATTACTACGCAGATACAACTGTCATACATGAAGGTACAATCAGCAGATAA
- the thiI gene encoding tRNA uracil 4-sulfurtransferase ThiI, which produces MIYNHILIRYGEISTKGQNRKKFVAQLRKNIVTALSAFQNIHVKYTRDRMYIHLNGENHEPIIERLQQIFGIQSFSLALKVENELEAIQEAALEAMKEFDIEGKTFKVSTRRAYKQFPLDTNELNYAVGSHILRNTEHLKVNVKEPSVNVRVEVRSEATYITCFDYRGAGGLPVGTSGKAMLMLSGGIDSPVAGYLAMKRGLEIEAVHFYSPPFTSERSKQKVIDLTQKLTAYHEKVKLHIVPFTAVQQAIQKQIPENYTMTSTRRMMLRITDLIREKNESLAIVTGDSLGQVASQTVESMYAINEVTNTPILRPLVTMDKTEIVEIARKIDTHEISNRPYEDCCTIFTPSSPKTKPKREKINRYEQFYDFETLIQEAVNNVETLEMTASSATNTADSVEDLF; this is translated from the coding sequence ATGATATATAACCATATTTTAATTCGGTACGGAGAAATCTCAACCAAAGGACAAAATAGAAAAAAATTTGTTGCCCAGCTAAGAAAAAATATCGTAACGGCTCTTAGTGCATTCCAAAATATTCACGTAAAATACACAAGAGACCGCATGTATATTCACTTAAACGGTGAAAATCACGAGCCTATCATCGAACGTCTTCAGCAAATCTTTGGTATTCAAAGCTTTAGTTTAGCATTAAAAGTTGAAAATGAGCTTGAAGCGATTCAAGAAGCAGCGTTAGAAGCAATGAAAGAATTTGATATAGAAGGAAAAACATTCAAAGTATCTACTCGGAGAGCGTATAAACAATTTCCTCTTGATACAAACGAATTAAATTATGCAGTAGGAAGTCATATTCTACGAAATACAGAGCATCTAAAGGTAAACGTAAAAGAACCAAGCGTAAATGTACGAGTAGAAGTGAGAAGTGAAGCAACGTATATTACATGTTTTGATTATCGCGGAGCAGGAGGTCTTCCAGTTGGTACGAGTGGAAAAGCGATGCTGATGCTTTCTGGAGGAATTGACAGCCCGGTTGCAGGATACTTAGCCATGAAGCGTGGTTTAGAAATAGAAGCGGTTCATTTTTACAGTCCGCCTTTTACAAGTGAACGTTCTAAGCAAAAGGTCATCGATTTAACGCAAAAATTAACGGCTTATCACGAAAAAGTAAAGCTTCACATTGTACCGTTTACAGCTGTACAGCAAGCGATTCAAAAGCAAATTCCAGAGAATTATACCATGACCTCTACACGCCGTATGATGCTTCGAATCACGGACCTTATTCGTGAAAAAAATGAATCGTTAGCTATCGTAACTGGCGACAGCTTAGGGCAAGTAGCTAGTCAAACGGTTGAGAGCATGTATGCGATTAATGAAGTGACTAATACGCCAATTTTGCGTCCGCTTGTAACAATGGATAAAACGGAGATTGTTGAAATTGCCCGCAAAATTGATACACATGAAATTTCGAATCGACCGTATGAAGACTGCTGTACAATTTTTACGCCAAGCTCACCAAAAACGAAGCCAAAGCGTGAAAAAATAAATCGATACGAACAATTTTATGATTTTGAAACATTAATTCAAGAAGCGGTAAATAATGTAGAAACGCTTGAGATGACAGCTTCTTCGGCTACAAATACCGCAGACAGCGTAGAAGATTTATTTTAA
- the ezrA gene encoding septation ring formation regulator EzrA: MEFIIALIILIIGLVVYGMFSRKKIYQEIDRLETIKVELANTPVAEEISKVKELNMTGQTEELFERWREQWDEIISTNLPKIDKELFETEEAADKYRFKKAKQLSIHIDQALEQTKIDIENILTELQNLIGSEQDNRYDIEELNQLHRHVKKKLLAHRYSYGNAEKTLEYAINTSKEQFKKYEEETINGNYLQAREIVLQLKTDLTAIDSYLEQIPKVLVECQTTLPVQFNELLDGFHEMSEQGYVLDHLQVEETVELLKQETAEIIADIEELYVEEAITKLDDVNERLEQLYDSLEHEVFSYHKMNRESHTVSNFLRMLQERNRELREETLFVQQSYHFKERDLDVYYKMDRELKRLTNLYYNISDKVAEHNLAYSVIQEELEDVSKQLNQLKESQESYSDMLQALRKDELSAKDKIEELKSQLIEARRLIQKSNLPGVPEEYKVQLEKTVHILNEVTAKLKEKPLNIQAVQSLLEDAVGFVQDTFDETEAMLEEARLVERVIQYGNRYRSTHHSIAQSLEEAEEAFRHYEYKEALKQASAAIEQVDPGALDRIQRIVSSQS, from the coding sequence ATGGAATTCATTATAGCACTAATCATACTTATTATCGGATTAGTTGTGTACGGAATGTTTTCACGTAAAAAGATTTATCAAGAAATTGATCGCCTGGAAACGATCAAAGTCGAATTAGCAAATACGCCAGTTGCAGAGGAAATTTCAAAAGTAAAAGAATTGAACATGACAGGTCAAACTGAAGAGCTATTTGAACGTTGGCGTGAGCAGTGGGATGAAATTATATCAACTAATCTCCCTAAAATTGATAAAGAACTGTTTGAAACGGAAGAAGCAGCGGATAAATACCGATTTAAAAAAGCGAAGCAGTTATCTATACATATTGATCAAGCCTTAGAACAAACCAAGATAGATATTGAAAACATACTTACTGAACTTCAAAATTTAATTGGTAGCGAACAAGATAATCGATATGATATTGAGGAATTAAATCAGCTTCACCGCCATGTGAAGAAAAAATTGCTCGCACATCGGTATTCCTATGGAAATGCTGAAAAAACGTTAGAATACGCAATTAATACGTCTAAAGAGCAGTTTAAAAAATACGAGGAAGAGACGATTAACGGAAACTATCTTCAAGCACGTGAGATTGTTCTTCAATTAAAAACTGATTTAACAGCTATTGATTCGTATTTAGAACAAATTCCAAAAGTGTTAGTTGAGTGTCAGACCACTCTTCCTGTTCAGTTCAATGAACTGCTTGACGGGTTCCACGAAATGAGTGAGCAGGGATATGTGTTAGATCATCTGCAAGTAGAAGAAACGGTAGAGCTTTTAAAACAAGAAACTGCTGAAATTATTGCAGATATTGAAGAATTATATGTGGAAGAAGCGATTACAAAACTAGATGATGTGAACGAACGCTTAGAGCAGTTATATGACTCACTTGAGCATGAGGTTTTCTCCTATCATAAAATGAACCGTGAATCTCATACGGTATCTAACTTCCTTCGTATGCTTCAAGAACGAAACCGTGAACTTCGTGAAGAAACGCTATTTGTACAGCAAAGCTATCATTTTAAAGAGCGCGATTTAGACGTATATTATAAAATGGACCGCGAACTAAAACGATTGACTAACTTGTACTATAATATTTCGGACAAGGTGGCGGAGCACAATTTAGCCTACAGTGTGATCCAAGAAGAACTCGAAGACGTTTCCAAACAGCTTAACCAATTAAAAGAATCTCAGGAATCCTATAGCGATATGCTACAAGCTCTTCGCAAAGATGAGCTCTCAGCTAAGGACAAAATAGAAGAACTGAAATCTCAGTTGATTGAAGCACGACGCCTTATTCAAAAAAGCAACCTTCCTGGTGTTCCTGAAGAATATAAAGTGCAGCTTGAAAAAACGGTTCATATCTTAAATGAAGTAACCGCTAAGCTGAAAGAAAAACCGCTTAATATTCAAGCTGTTCAATCTTTACTTGAAGATGCTGTTGGTTTTGTTCAGGATACATTTGATGAAACAGAGGCAATGTTAGAAGAAGCGCGACTCGTTGAAAGAGTGATTCAATACGGTAACCGCTATAGAAGTACTCATCACTCAATTGCACAGTCTTTAGAAGAAGCAGAAGAAGCATTTCGTCATTATGAATACAAAGAAGCATTAAAACAGGCATCTGCAGCTATTGAGCAAGTAGATCCCGGTGCGCTGGATCGTATACAGCGTATTGTATCTTCACAGAGTTAA
- a CDS encoding cysteine desulfurase family protein, with protein MIYLDNSATTKPYNEVIQSFIKVATTYYGNPSSLHQFGVQAENLLSRSREQVAELLHVSSNEIIFTSGGTEGNNLAIKGVAMQYKSRGQHIITTNIEHDSVHEPFKQLEVLGFNVTYVPVDSSGFVSPAAIESAITDETILVSVMHVNNEIGTIQPIEEIGQMLTNYSKVLFHVDHVQGIGKVPLSLADHKIDLCTLSGHKIHGLKGTGILYKRNGVQLHPLLSGGSQEMQNRSGTENVPGIVAFAKALRLTLEHAAQNQQKMREIKAELMDKLSAHERITVNTPNEHSAPHIINFTAQGIKGEVFVHALEEKGVFVSTTSACSSKRKKPSKTLLAIGKNYEEADQSIRLSLSGLNDYNEVTPIVNAIFTVIEDLKKVMR; from the coding sequence TTGATTTATTTAGATAATAGCGCTACAACAAAACCCTATAACGAAGTCATACAATCTTTTATCAAAGTAGCTACAACTTATTATGGCAATCCATCCTCCCTCCATCAGTTTGGCGTACAGGCGGAGAATTTGTTGAGCCGTTCGCGTGAGCAAGTAGCAGAATTGCTGCACGTATCGTCAAATGAAATTATCTTTACATCTGGAGGAACGGAAGGAAATAATTTGGCTATTAAAGGCGTAGCGATGCAATATAAAAGCCGAGGTCAGCATATTATTACGACAAATATTGAACATGATTCTGTTCATGAACCATTCAAGCAGTTAGAAGTCCTAGGATTTAACGTTACGTATGTTCCGGTAGATTCCAGTGGTTTTGTATCACCTGCGGCTATTGAATCAGCTATTACGGATGAAACCATTTTAGTATCTGTTATGCATGTAAATAATGAGATTGGCACCATTCAGCCAATTGAAGAAATTGGACAGATGCTGACGAACTATTCCAAGGTGCTTTTTCACGTCGATCATGTGCAGGGGATTGGAAAAGTTCCGCTTTCTTTAGCGGATCATAAAATTGATTTATGCACATTATCAGGGCACAAAATTCACGGCTTAAAAGGGACGGGAATTTTATATAAACGAAATGGAGTTCAGCTTCATCCGCTGCTTAGCGGAGGCTCTCAGGAAATGCAGAATCGATCAGGCACGGAAAATGTGCCGGGAATCGTAGCATTTGCTAAAGCACTTCGTTTAACACTTGAACATGCTGCTCAAAATCAGCAAAAAATGCGGGAAATAAAAGCAGAACTGATGGACAAACTTTCTGCTCACGAAAGAATCACGGTTAATACGCCGAATGAGCATTCGGCACCTCATATTATAAATTTTACAGCACAAGGTATTAAAGGTGAGGTTTTTGTTCACGCTCTTGAAGAAAAAGGAGTGTTTGTATCCACTACATCTGCTTGCTCATCAAAGCGAAAAAAGCCAAGCAAAACGCTTTTAGCTATCGGTAAAAATTACGAAGAAGCCGATCAATCCATTCGATTAAGCTTGTCAGGCTTAAATGATTATAATGAAGTAACGCCCATTGTAAATGCTATTTTCACAGTAATTGAAGATCTAAAGAAAGTAATGAGGTAA
- a CDS encoding NAD kinase, with protein MPNRRNVYFFHPKNQETKALVSPLIELAKQYDFQVVDHFDSANIIVSIGGDGAFLQAVRQSGFRDDCLYAGVTTSDQLSFYCDFHIDETDKMIEAITTENIEVRRFPVLQTQIDQGTSFYCLNECSIRSGVIKTLSLDVFINENHFETFRGDGMIISTPTGSTAYNKSVSGAVVDPLIPCMQVSELASLNNNNYRTLGSSFILSAEHTLTLKLSNDNNHSPIIGIDNEALNARQVDQVQIRLSDRQIKTVKLKDNSFWQRVKRTFL; from the coding sequence ATGCCAAATCGTCGCAACGTTTATTTCTTTCATCCAAAAAACCAGGAAACAAAGGCGCTCGTAAGTCCACTTATTGAACTTGCAAAACAATATGACTTTCAAGTAGTAGATCATTTCGACAGCGCTAACATCATTGTAAGTATTGGCGGTGACGGAGCTTTCTTACAGGCTGTCCGTCAATCTGGCTTTCGAGATGACTGCTTATATGCTGGTGTCACAACTTCAGATCAACTAAGCTTTTACTGCGATTTTCATATCGATGAAACGGATAAAATGATTGAAGCTATTACGACAGAAAATATAGAAGTACGTCGATTTCCCGTTTTACAAACTCAAATTGATCAAGGAACTTCTTTTTATTGCTTAAATGAATGTTCGATTCGATCAGGAGTTATAAAAACACTCAGTCTAGATGTTTTTATTAATGAAAATCACTTTGAAACATTCCGTGGGGATGGGATGATTATTTCAACACCAACAGGCAGTACGGCTTATAATAAATCGGTAAGTGGAGCCGTAGTTGATCCGTTAATTCCTTGTATGCAAGTCAGCGAATTGGCATCGTTAAATAATAATAACTATCGTACATTAGGATCTTCATTCATTCTAAGCGCTGAGCATACGCTCACTTTAAAACTATCCAATGACAACAATCACAGTCCAATTATTGGAATAGATAACGAAGCATTAAATGCACGTCAAGTTGATCAAGTTCAAATTCGTTTAAGCGACCGTCAAATTAAAACGGTTAAGCTGAAAGATAACTCTTTCTGGCAAAGAGTTAAGCGTACGTTTCTATAA